From a region of the Methanolacinia paynteri genome:
- a CDS encoding SOS response-associated peptidase, which yields MCGRFAFFNAEGFGDAYGNFNPLPILPSSYNVSPGKSIPVVCRDGSENPEVLFAKWGLVPSWKKNDESGAWLINARSDSLTEKPAFRDNFREHRCLIPANGFYEWKHEGTRKVPYYIRFDRPLIAFAGIYDTWTAPEGDRRTSCCIITTGANAEVKQVHDRMPAVLSEEDCRRWLSPGLSQDDYLAMLKPYPAEETEIYAVGSKVNSTSAEGPGLIERVDSGGWW from the coding sequence ATGTGCGGGAGGTTCGCTTTCTTCAATGCGGAAGGTTTCGGGGACGCATACGGAAATTTCAACCCGCTGCCGATCCTCCCGTCTTCCTACAACGTCTCGCCGGGAAAAAGCATTCCTGTCGTCTGCCGGGACGGGAGCGAAAACCCTGAAGTCCTCTTCGCTAAATGGGGCCTTGTCCCCTCCTGGAAGAAGAACGACGAATCGGGTGCATGGCTCATCAACGCCCGCTCGGATTCTCTCACGGAAAAACCGGCCTTCAGGGACAACTTCAGGGAGCACCGCTGCCTCATTCCTGCGAACGGATTCTACGAGTGGAAACACGAAGGCACGAGGAAGGTTCCCTACTACATCCGTTTCGACAGGCCGCTGATCGCATTTGCGGGAATCTACGATACATGGACTGCACCGGAAGGCGACAGAAGAACATCGTGCTGCATCATAACGACCGGGGCAAACGCTGAGGTAAAGCAGGTCCACGACAGGATGCCGGCGGTCCTTTCGGAAGAGGATTGCAGGAGATGGCTCTCCCCCGGGCTTTCGCAGGACGATTATCTCGCGATGCTCAAACCATATCCTGCGGAAGAAACAGAGATCTACGCCGTCGGTTCGAAAGTGAACTCTACAAGTGCTGAAGGCCCGGGGCTGATCGAGAGAGTTGATTCAGGAGGCTGGTGGTGA
- a CDS encoding ArsR/SmtB family transcription factor, translating to MAVDKSEVILDKEIFEVLSSDKRIDILKSLNTRRKTNSELAREFSLQESTMHHHLMKLEEAGLIQPVDSKNKWIYYELTAKGDAILNPDKDTRFTILISSLLTYIAAFAAFYTYISIPKLSSKPFDQGILESLTRHLATSPFLSLFVICLIIAIAQTIVLVFYFLKKKNYI from the coding sequence GTGGCGGTGGATAAGAGCGAGGTGATCCTGGATAAAGAGATATTTGAAGTGTTGTCATCCGACAAAAGGATCGATATACTCAAGTCCCTGAACACAAGACGGAAGACGAATTCGGAGCTTGCTAGAGAATTTTCTTTGCAGGAATCCACAATGCATCACCACCTGATGAAGCTGGAGGAAGCAGGGCTGATACAACCTGTCGATTCAAAGAACAAATGGATCTATTACGAACTCACGGCGAAAGGAGATGCGATATTAAATCCTGATAAGGATACCCGGTTTACGATTCTCATCTCATCTTTACTCACTTATATTGCAGCATTTGCCGCGTTTTATACATATATTTCAATTCCTAAGCTGAGTTCAAAACCCTTCGACCAGGGCATATTGGAGAGCCTGACGAGGCATCTGGCGACCAGTCCTTTTCTTTCTCTCTTTGTGATCTGTCTTATCATTGCAATTGCCCAGACAATTGTATTGGTATTCTATTTTCTCAAAAAGAAGAATTACATTTAA
- a CDS encoding 2TM domain-containing protein, whose product MTDDESYRKAKEKVAELRGFYSHLAAYICVNLMLISINLLTYSGYYWFLWVTFFWGLAVLGHAWRVFGHNKVMSDEWEEKKIKEYMEKDKK is encoded by the coding sequence ATGACTGATGACGAATCATACCGGAAGGCGAAGGAGAAAGTAGCGGAACTGAGAGGATTCTACTCTCATCTCGCCGCATACATATGCGTCAATCTCATGCTCATTTCAATCAACCTCCTGACGTACTCCGGCTACTACTGGTTCCTTTGGGTGACCTTCTTCTGGGGACTGGCTGTCCTGGGACATGCATGGCGTGTCTTCGGGCACAATAAAGTCATGAGTGATGAATGGGAAGAGAAGAAAATAAAGGAATACATGGAAAAAGACAAAAAATAA
- a CDS encoding radical SAM protein: MACGKRIYKHLFGPVPSRRLGISLGIDLIPHKTCSYNCIYCECGRTTNLTAERHEYVPTAEVIEELDSYLSESPRLDYITYSGSGEPTLHSGIGEITRFIKDKYPDYRVALLTNGSLFFDKSVRDEMRDIDVIIPSLDSATERGFMKIDRPCSSLKVEEIISGLVELKKEFPGEFWLEIFVVPGLNDTEEELAALSEAVHRISPDRVQLNTLDRPGVVDWIRAATHEELERFAEGLGYEGTEITGRPSSRSGIGSFSGDAMECIVQTISRRPCTVEDLSSILGMHPNEINKYIQLLIEEGRVAEKREERGIFFVSVEE; encoded by the coding sequence GTGGCGTGCGGAAAAAGAATATACAAACATCTCTTTGGTCCTGTTCCTTCGAGGAGGCTCGGGATCTCCCTGGGAATCGATCTCATTCCTCATAAGACGTGCAGCTACAACTGCATATACTGCGAATGTGGTAGGACGACGAATCTCACTGCCGAACGCCACGAATATGTCCCTACTGCGGAGGTCATCGAGGAACTGGATTCATACCTTTCGGAATCGCCGCGGCTTGATTATATTACATATTCCGGTTCGGGTGAACCGACGCTTCACAGCGGAATTGGCGAGATTACCCGGTTTATCAAGGATAAGTATCCGGACTACAGGGTTGCGCTGCTCACGAACGGAAGCCTCTTTTTTGATAAAAGCGTCCGTGATGAGATGAGGGATATCGACGTGATTATTCCTTCGCTGGATTCAGCTACCGAAAGGGGGTTCATGAAGATCGACCGTCCCTGCAGCTCGCTGAAGGTCGAAGAGATCATCTCGGGTCTGGTGGAGCTGAAGAAAGAGTTCCCGGGCGAATTCTGGCTCGAGATTTTCGTCGTCCCGGGACTGAACGATACGGAGGAGGAGCTCGCCGCTCTGTCGGAAGCGGTGCACAGGATTTCGCCCGACAGGGTTCAGCTGAATACGCTCGACCGGCCGGGCGTAGTCGACTGGATCAGGGCGGCGACGCACGAGGAGTTGGAGAGGTTCGCTGAAGGTCTTGGTTATGAGGGGACGGAGATCACCGGGAGGCCGTCGTCGAGATCGGGAATCGGGAGCTTTTCAGGCGATGCGATGGAGTGCATTGTTCAGACGATCTCCCGCCGTCCCTGCACTGTAGAGGATCTCTCGTCCATTCTCGGGATGCACCCGAACGAGATCAATAAATATATCCAGCTTTTGATCGAGGAAGGGCGAGTTGCGGAGAAGAGGGAGGAACGGGGGATCTTTTTCGTTAGTGTTGAGGAATAA